The Lycium barbarum isolate Lr01 chromosome 4, ASM1917538v2, whole genome shotgun sequence nucleotide sequence CCGTGGAGTTGGTATGACGTGCTTTGTCCTTCGATGCTTGTATTTACTGTTATTGGCAAGTTTTCTTAAGTAATTCGCATGTTGCTTTCCAGCTCCATCACTCTATGGAATCTTTCCATATGCCGGGCTGAAATTTTACTTCTATGAGAAAATGAAGAGCCATGTCCCCCAGGAGCGCAAGAAGGACATCACCATAAAACTAGCATGTGGATCTGTTGCAGGGCTTCTAGGTCAAACTTTTACTTATCCTCTAGATGTTGTCAGGCGGCAAATGCAGGTAATTTTAGTGAGATTCCATAAGCCGAAGATCTTTTCTTTTCGGAGAATAACACTTTTGGTCCCTTAGTTATTAGTAAATTATAATCTTGGTCCTCACATCTgaccttcaattaattaaaatttgtGTTTTTGGTCTCTTTACGTAGAAAAAATGTTATATTTAGACCATTTTTTGAAGTATATTACACTCGATTATAGAGTAACAGAACAAGTTTAACATAACACCTGCATTAATTAAACTGTGGAACGGTTAATAATTCTGAAAAATAGTGAATATATAGGGAAAGGGATCAAAAGTGCACATTTGAAGTAATTGGAGGTTAAATATGTTTAGTCAGATATAACAAGGACTAAAATTAGAATTTAGCAATAACTTAAGGACCAAAAATGCTATTAACCTTTTCTTTTTGGTAAAACTTGCTGTTGGAATAACAATTAGATGAACATTTCAGGTCCAGCGACTCTCAGCATCTAACAGCCACGAAATGAAAGGAACAGTTGATACTCTTGTTATGATTGTCCGGACACATGGATGGAAACAACTATTTTCCGGGCTTAGCCTCAACTATCTGAAGGTAAGAAACAGCCTGCACATAGACTGACCCTTATTGCCCTTTGGAGTTAGTTGCCTGAATGGTCACTCAACTTATAGTAATTGGCCACCAAATTTCACTTACCTTCTTTTGTCTTCCAAAGGTCTCATCTAATTTTGTCTAGTTAGCCTCAATGGTCATTTTAGCCGAAAGTACAACTATTTAATGACGAGGCTGCTACAagtttttagaaaaaaatatattaaaaaatttaaatttagtACTTGGATTTATTTAGGATTCAACCCACCCTAAACTCGACCCGACCCACTAAAAAGTTTGGGTGCCTATTTAGAGTTTATGCAAGTCATGTAAGTAGTACCAATCGTACAATTCAAACTAAATCTTTGAATCTAAAGCGTAAAGGTCCAAATGTATCCAACAATTTCCATATGACACCTCAATGGATTGCAAGGAAGTTTTTTAATAATTTCGGATCTGATCCATCTTGGAAGAGCTGGCTTGGCTCGGGTCAGAGATTGGGTCGGTTTTAGAGTAGAGTTGGGTCCTAAGAAATTCATGTATcggttttaataattttaaatatttttttctaagttAAATAGGTATCGAAAATTGTATTTCCGGCTAAAATGATGACCATTGAAGCTAACTAGACAAAGTTAGATGACTTTTGGAAGATAAAAGAAGAATAAGTGACTTCGAGGGCCAATTATATAAGTTGAGTGACCATTCAGGCAACAAGCTCTTGCCTTTTGTATCTATTATTGTAACTGATCACTATACTATGAAAATTAGGTTGTACCATCCGTTGCAATCGGGTTTACTGTTTACGATTTGATGAAAGCATATCTGAGAGTACCATCACGAGATGATGCTGTTGTAGAAGTTGTCGCTAGTAGCAGAAATCGTCAACCATCCTCCCTGCACTCTTAACAATCTTCTTCAGGCTCAGAGATTGTCAAGTTTGATTTCGGGAAACTGGCCATCTTTAGAGCTGCTAAAGTTTGTATATTTCCATTCTTTAACATAGGCATAATTCTTCTTTACAATAAGTTGTGTTTATTCAGCAAGCAATCAGATGATACTGCCTAATCCCAAATTAGTTGGGGTTGGCTATAAATCCACTGTATTAATTCATCTGTATACGAGGTTACACTGCAAAAATGTATATTAAGAAAAACTTGATGTAAACTAATGCCTCATTCTGGCATCTTATACATTGATTACAAGTTTAATGACCCGAACGTGTGAGTTATGAAGAATAGCACATATTTATGTGCTGGACTGGTGgtatatatttatgtttttaagtGTCTGTTCTTAAGCAGATCTGAGTTCTCGATGAAGTGTTACTACATGTCATTGTTTAAGTACGAAACTCTTTAGTGCTCGATGATAATAAAACGTGTTCCATATGCAAAGGCAATAGCATAGAAGTGGAGAAATCAGCAATTGCAAGTGTTTTCTCTGGCAGATTGATCATATACTAATGTACAGTCAAATACCATTTAGTTACATTTGGTGAACTCTACTATGAAATATGTAGGAATTGCTTAAATCTTGACAGATGGACTTCACCATTAGTCTTTGCAGTGGCATTACCATCTCTAAGATGacaaaactacttattttctttgaatCGACTCTCAATAATCCGACATGATTttagtctttttcttttttggtagtGAAAAGATATTGTTATCACCCCAAAAAGGAGTATTTTCCAGTATGATTATGAAATCGCTTATATTGATAGCTAAGTGGGTGCTTGGTgcggaggaaaatattttcctaaattacatataaatatttttggaacagtattttttttttcttacctaCCCTCAAAAATcagaaaatcacttttttttttttaacaaaatgtcaaattccttaaaataatttaaaaaatgacTTCCCGGTAGAAGTAGAGAAAACAAATTTCATATCACTTCTCCCCATCTCCCAACACACCATCCAACTATCTCCACCCATCAGAGCCCCCACTCCCGTATCCCCACTTCATCCCTCATAGTGTTTGCCAGATTGTATATAATGTTTTTGGGATAGTAAAGTTTGCTTGCTTACCAAATAAGTAAGTAATAAAACCACTTATTttgcaagaaaacattttccttcccgCCAAACACATCCTTTGTCCACAATCAGTGCCAACACATAAGAACAAATGGTAGGGGGACAACAAtcagagcttgtttggatggttgttttgtgttgttagtttaaattaAAAGTTTGTTTTGATTATTACTTTAATTTTACTGTATCATATCATTAAATCTATCATTACGTAACACCGAAAAATTTCATTTTATGTAACGACCGATTTGGTGTTATCATGTCATTaccttatttattttttctcattttatctttacttattatctaataatcatattttatctTTTATAATACTTTTCCATGCTAGCTATATATTATACCCCTACTTGTTGATGTCTAAcattatataattatgaaaaacCACACGATCTATCCAAACGTTATATTGGTCAAAACAATAGAATACAACACAATATATTAATACTTAGCATTATGAAGCAATACATAACAACCATCATTGTTGTGAAGAATTGACACATTGTTTCCAATAACTGCAGTTTCGCCAACAACTACTCCCGTTGCATGCTCAAAAGATTTTGGCAGTAGGATGAATGTCAACTGCAAAAACATGAGAGTCCAAAGCTGATGCCTGAAACGAAACCGAAAAGAAAAGGCGAGGCGAGAGGCGATGAAGCGAGCGCCTTAGCTGAGAAAAGGCGAGAATGTAGGGTTCATTTTATAAGCTCTTGTAAAACATAACTTGCTGCATTTTCTCTTCATCTTTGACTGCTGCTACCTGCTACTCTACTGCTGCTCTTCTTCTCTTCATCTTTGACTGCTGCTACCTGCTACTCTACTGCTGCTCTTCTTCTCTTCATTTATCTTTGACTGCTGCTACCTGCTACTCTACTGCTGCTCCTCTTCTCTTCATCTTTGATTGCTGCTACCTGCTACTCTACTGCTGCTCTTCTTCAAGGTAAACTTCTTATCTCTTCTTTTTTTATCTGTTTTTCTCTGCTGCTTCTTCACTGGTGGGGCTGGGCTTGcttcttttttctcttcttcttttccatTTTTTCAGTTCTtccacttgctgcactttttttgTCTGTTTTGTAATTTTGttagcctctttttttttttttttttttgtaattttgttgagatggatgtgtgggcgcCACTAGTGACAGAATtaggaatgaggctattcgggacaagatgggagtggcctcggtggaagacaagatgcgggaagcgagattgagatgatttgggcatgtgaagaggagagacacggatgatTCAGTGCGGAGTTGTGAGAGGTTGGCCGTgaatggtttcagaagaggtaagggtaggccgaagaaatattggggagaggtgattagactgGACATAgcgcagttacagcttagcgaggacatgaccttagataggagggtgtggaggacccacattaggatAGAAAGCTAGTAGATAATCTCGTTatccttccttattagtaggcgcattatcgcagtataatttcttgtgctctgatttctgctattatctgttattccCTGTATTTTTATTATTCTATCTTATCTGTGTCGCTTTCATTATTTGCATAtacatatcgctttgaatttcttaaccttatctgacctctttttatactttttattgagccgagggtcttttggaaacagccgtcttaccttggtaggagtaaggtctgcgtacactctacccttcccagaccccacggTGTGGGATcccactgggttgttgttgttgttgttgtttctgcTCTTCTTCATTTCTTTGTTTTTCCTCTGCTGCTACTCAACTGCTGGGGCTGGGGTTATTCTTTTTTCTCGtcatcttttctatttttgtCAAATCTTCGACTTGCTGCACTTTTCTTCTCTGTTCTGTTAGTATTTTTTACTCTGTTTTGTAAttttgttggtttttttttttttttttaatcttttgttcttcttcttttctatGTTCTGTTACTCCCTCTTTTCTAATTTATGTCATACTTTTCGCTTACTaagattcaaactgcatgaactttgagcaatattttaaaatGTACTTTTTTACCAAatttgatatgagaaaagttgcaacttatagtactttttatgtagttttccaatatataaattttaatcttaaaatattgagttaatctaatcccaTTTAGCTtcaagtttagtcaaattgactctcgaaaagcgaaaagtatcacataattGGGACGAGAGGAGTAGTTTTTATCTATTATTTTGCTGTAGCCTGTagctgaaaatatatatttttttttgttgggattgtAGTAAAATATTGTAGTTTTTTATTCAATGGCATCAAGCCAAAAAAGAGATGCATCTTGGGCTTATGGAACTGCAATGAGCCATGGAGGATCCATGGTTAATCTTGTTGATGAAAATGATGATATGGATGAGAATGACACTGAAGAAGCCAATGATATATCAATGGGGCCTCCCTCAAAATCTCATAGAAAGTCTTCAACTAGTGACATTGGATCATCCACTGCTAGGACCGTTAAAGGTCCTCTCAATCTTTATATCCCTCAAAAACCAAatgaaaaaaagagaaaaggtGAAGCTATTGATTTAAATTCTGCCAAGAAGATTAGAAGGGAGCGCGCTATAGCTGCTTTTGCAAGATGGATATATGACGTAGTGCTCCCTTTCAATAGTGTCAATTACACCGACAATTTTGGTGAATTCATTAAGGCAGTAGGCCAATATGGTCAAGGAATGAAGCGCCCCACCTATCATGAAGTAAAAGTTCCTTATCTTAAAAAAGAGTTGGAGGAGACAAACAAGATTATTGAGGAGCATAAGGTGCAATGGCAAAGATATGGATGTTCCATTATGATGGATAAATGGATCGCAAAAAATGGGAAAATGATGATTAATGTTTTGGTGAATTCTCTAAATGGTAGTGTGTTTCTTGAGTCCTATGATGCTAGTGTCTCTTCTACCGATTCCACCAAAATGTTTAACTTGTTTGAGAAGACTATATTGAAAATTGGAAAGGACAATGTTATACAAGTTGTTACGGATAACACAAGTGAGAATGTTAAAGTGGGTCACATGTTGAAAGGAGTGTTCCCGCACATTTTTTGGACTCCATGTGTTGCGCAATGTATCAATATGATGTTTGGCGACATTTTCAAGGAAGCCCCATATTCTACAGGTGAACAAGTggttctagttttttttttaatatctttaAGCCTTTAACCTTCGTGTTGTTTTTTAGACTTATTAActattaaattctttttctacAGTTTTTGCTAAGGCTGTTAGGATACACTCTTATATTAGTCAGAGGCCATTGTTGTTGAACATGATGAGGAGATACACAAACCAAAGAAATTTGATGAAACCTGCCAAGACAAGATTCACAACAACTTTCTTGACTTTGCGTAGTTTTTACTTGCAAAAGAATAACTTGAGAACCTTATTCATGTCAACTGAATGGAAAGAGAGTAGATTTGCAAAGGAAGTTCTTGGGCAAGAAGTTGCGACATTTGTTATTTCTCCATTGTTTTGGAATGACATTGTTCAAGCACTTAAAGTTTGTGGTCCTTTGATTACTGTACTTCGTTTGGTGGATGGGGAGGAAGGATCACCAATGGGCTACATTTATGAAGCCATGGATAGAGCCAAAGAAGCTATTGAAAAATCATTTAACGGGGAAGTGAGAAAATATGAGAAAGTTTTTGAGATCATTGATACAAGGTGGACGGATCACCTTGATAAACCTTTGCATGCAGCAGGACATCTTTTGAACCCGGGGCTCTTTTATACAAAAAACGAGAGGAAGACTTTAAATAAACAAGTGTGGGCGGGATATCATGCATGTGTTGAGAGGTTGGTCCCAGATGTTGATTTGCAAGACAAAATAGGGGAGGAGCTTGGTGTATATATGAAAGCAGATAGAACATTTGGATATGATATGGCCATTAGAGCCAGAACCAGAATATCACCAGGTAAGCAAGTTGTTTCAATTGTCTTTAGAGCTTTAACTTTTTAGTTATCAACTTTAAAAATAATTCTATTACAGTTGAGTGGTGGATGCTATTTGGTCATAGAGTTCCAAACTTGCAAGAATTTGCTATTAGAGTTCAAATTTCAACTTGTAGCTCATTCAGATGCGAGAGAAATTGGAGCGTGTATGAACATGTGAGAAGCTATAATACATTATTACTAAATTAAGTTGTATCTCAATTGTCCTAAGTACTCATATTAATTACTTTCTACAAATTACGTGCAGATTAATACTAAGAAGAGGAATAAGCTTGAGCTAAAGCGTCTCAACGATCTAGTGTTTGTTAAATATAATAGAACACTGATACGTCGTTACAAAGCTCACAATACCATTGATCCAATTATGTTGGATAATATTGATGAGGCAAATAAATGGTTAATTGAAGTCCCCcataatcatgaaaatgtaatatATGAAGGAGAAGATCTCACTCAGGGTCATGTTGCTATGGCAAGTGGAGTTGAGGAGAATATTTATGGTTTTAGGGGGAGTACTTCAAGGAGCAAGGAAAGAGTCGCTACAAGTTCAAGTGGAACCCTGGCAAGTGAAGTTGAGGAGAATATTTatgatgaagaagatgatgaccaATATAGTGAAGACGTGTTGACACTTCAAGAGTTTgcaattgttgaagaagaataggTGTTGCTCCCTTTGTGATTTGGTTTTGAATTTTCTTAATATGTTATGAGAATTATTTACTATCGGTGTTGCATAATGTGCTTATGTGGGTTTAAATAGCCTTGAGACCTCCACCTTAATAGCTAGCTTTTGGAATGTGAGGTGTTACAAATTGTATCATGAGCCACTCACCGCCCTTCGTGCCTGTCGTACCTTGGATGGTGACACACGGATTCGGAGCTTGGTGGTTTGTTATGTCCCACATCGTTTGTTATGTCTCACATCGGTGGGCATAATGTGCTTATGTGGGTTTAAATAGTCTTGGGCTCTCCCACCTTAATAATTAGCTTTTTGGGGTGTGAGTTAGGTCCAAGATTGTTACAAGCAgttctagtatctattatttACTTTTGGGGTTATGATTGTAAAAATTTCTTCTATTGAGACTAGATGGATGATAGTATATCTATGGCAAGGCAACGGCTCAAGTAAGATCAAACTTATTATCTGTGAAGGATATAGTTCTGGATCTCTTCAATCTCCTCCATCAAAGAATTTTTGCCCTGCTGGAATTGAAATCTTATTCAAAGAGAAAGATCTCAAATATCTTGAAGTTTCTTTTTATATATTATATGGATGACCGATCTGCAAGGATCATAAAATCAACTTGAGAAGTACTGCTAATGCATAGTCAAAGTCTTCCTTGCTTGCCTAACATCCACTCCTTCTGATTAGAACTAAATGCAATAGCCAACTGCTCACTATGATACATCAATACTGCTCTTTGGACCCCTCTTCAATGTCATGAAGCTATGTGAAGTGTCCGGCACACAGCCTGCAATCAGCAACCCTCATTTGGCCGATCAATCACTTTCAATTTCTCCTTAAAACCGAGTTGCTTCTGCCTTGTCTTGTAGTCGTAGCCTTTTAGCTTTTGTAGTCGTTAGCTTTCCTATATGCATGTGTCTCCAAAATGCATCCTTGCTTCAGGATGAATTCAAGCGAGAAGaatgaaacaaaaaaaatatggcaAAGCTAGGACGGTTATTGTCTGAGAGCTCTACCCATGAATTGTTTAAGAACAGAGTGTCGTCAGTTCCTTATATCATTTGTCTATTTATCTTTTTGTCGTTACAATACAATTCTTGTTCTTTCACCTTTTAGCGTTCTGGGGCCCTTGCATCTGTCTCATGCGAAATTGTGCTTTTGAACTAAAAGCTTTATCCTTGCCCCTAAGCATGTGTTAAAGAAACATGTTAAAACTCACATTGCCTTCTTTGAGACGGTAGAGACTTGAGTTCTGAACCATAACCATGAAAGAATCAAACCCAGCTCCACAGCTCAATATCCTGAACTCAAGAGGCATTTTGGCAGACACATGCTTATAGGAGGAAGGCTTAATGCATTCGTTTATAGGCACAGTAGGCACTAGGCATGCCTTCAACAGAGTGCAGAGCTTCATTTATTCTCAACAAACATAGGTAACGACTGAATAACTCAATTCCGGGAACAATGCCGTACTCGTTTTTCATTAACTCAAAATACAAAAGACACTTTAAAGCTCCTATATTAGCACAAGCCCGCAGAACTATGGATTTTATAAACTGAATGCAGGACTGGTGGGTTCGAATCACCCTTATTGGTTCAGAAATATCACACAACATAACTACCTTGTTCGTTAAAATTAGAATACATAAGAACAATAATAGGACGACACTAAGCCAGACAGTCGCTTCTAACATATTTAAAGCCGAAAGGCAATTTGTAGAACTGAActcataatacatatatatttgTGCCATCAATGGGAATTGCTGTAAGGAGACCCCAGGAAGATATCTCTGCATAAAAATAACAGCCTTCAACCCTCTGAGACAGTATGTGAAAGCAGAAAAACAGCATTAAGATTTAACCTCTGTCCTCTCTGCTAGACTCCAAGACGACTTCTTGTTATTTTGCAGATATAGCATACATGGTAAGTAAGTCATATGATATAATCAGACCATTCAGAAATGAAAGATGTATGGTCCATACTCTCTCCGGGACATTCCTCATGCTTAGTTGGCTGTTCCTTTCCTCCCACCAACCTTGCTGGATTCCCAACTGCAGTTGTTCGTGGTGGCACGTCAATCAATACTACTGATCCGGCACCAATCTTGGCCCCCTCACCAATAATTACGTTCCCTAATATCGTGGCACCTGCACCTATGAGCACCCCGTCCCCAATCTTAGGGTGTCGGTCACCACCCATCTTACCAGTTCCTCCTAAGGTTACATGGTGAAGAATCGACACATTGTTTCCAATAACTGCAGTTTCACCAACCACCACTCCTGTTGCATGGTCAAAGAGGATGCCTTTTCCGATTTTGGCAGCTGGATGAATGTCAACCGAGAAAACATCAGAGATCCGGGATTGAAGTGCAAGTGCAAGTGGTCTTCGGGATAGGGTCCAAAGTTTGTGAGCTACTCGATGTGCCTGGAAAATAAAACATTAAGtaatacgttttttttttttttttttaaattacactCATTCCATCCTTTAATACATTAAGTAATACTTAATACTACCATTTGCAGAGAGTCAACATGATATGAAGTGAAAAGTATGCCCCTTGACTTGTTTCAAGAAGGGGAGTGGGGGCAGAACCACAAGAATCTGTCAATATTCAATTGACACGAGTGCTATAGCTACTCATATTATTGAAATAAAAAATCATCTCGCAACTGTTAAACTAAAGGAAACATTTACTTTTTCCTTTTCAATTTAGAATATGGTGAACTGTCCAAATGCATGTAAGGCTATTTCATTATCAGCAGAGAGCCAATTCAGCACATGGTAGCTAACGAACATCATTTAACAGAAAAGCAAAGATAAACTGCATACATCGTTTTACATccgcatgtgtgtgtgtgtgtgtttgtgccTTCCTacacaaataaataaaaaatcccAGAGGTACAATGTTCCATTAGCAGCTTCTCTCATAATGGATTGTGATGggatagaaagaaaaaaaaaacgaacgcTAGCGCTATaggattttttatttatttttggaggAATAAACTAGTGAACAAGAAAAGCTTATCCCACCCCAATTGGCAGCTGCTAAGTTCCGGATCACTTCTAAACTTCCTCCACTCTTTGGTTCCTTGTGTATTGTGTGAGGTGGGGTGAAGACCACCTAACTGGCAACCTTTTATCTTTGTACTACTTTCGAATCATTACCTACCAACCAGATACTAGTGATTACTGAGCAAACAACAAACACATCATTTGGGATGATGACCAATAAAATGTAGGACAATAGGACAACAATCTATACTGACCCCTCACTCTCTTCATCAATTGCTTTTATCTTGTCCATCACACtccatgacttcattcaccatttTAACCCGTTCAGCCATGAAAAATATTGGCAAAGAGTAGTTTGGCCATGACTATGAGGTCTCAGATATCAAGTTTGAAGTCTTATTTGATCTT carries:
- the LOC132636864 gene encoding serine acetyltransferase 5; the encoded protein is MPAGDYHRNASPAAPHPPTDTAEEAIWLWTQIKAEARRDAEAEPALASYLYSTILAHSSLERSLSFHLGNKLCSSTLLSTLLYDLFVNTFSTDPDLRAAASADLLAARYRDPACVSFSHCLLNYKGFLACQAHRVAHKLWTLSRRPLALALQSRISDVFSVDIHPAAKIGKGILFDHATGVVVGETAVIGNNVSILHHVTLGGTGKMGGDRHPKIGDGVLIGAGATILGNVIIGEGAKIGAGSVVLIDVPPRTTAVGNPARLVGGKEQPTKHEECPGESMDHTSFISEWSDYII
- the LOC132636862 gene encoding uncharacterized protein LOC132636862, with the protein product MASSQKRDASWAYGTAMSHGGSMVNLVDENDDMDENDTEEANDISMGPPSKSHRKSSTSDIGSSTARTVKGPLNLYIPQKPNEKKRKGEAIDLNSAKKIRRERAIAAFARWIYDVVLPFNSVNYTDNFGEFIKAVGQYGQGMKRPTYHEVKVPYLKKELEETNKIIEEHKVQWQRYGCSIMMDKWIAKNGKMMINVLVNSLNGSVFLESYDASVSSTDSTKMFNLFEKTILKIGKDNVIQVVTDNTSENVKVGHMLKGVFPHIFWTPCVAQCINMMFGDIFKEAPYSTVFAKAVRIHSYISQRPLLLNMMRRYTNQRNLMKPAKTRFTTTFLTLRSFYLQKNNLRTLFMSTEWKESRFAKEVLGQEVATFVISPLFWNDIVQALKVCGPLITVLRLVDGEEGSPMGYIYEAMDRAKEAIEKSFNGEVRKYEKVFEIIDTRWTDHLDKPLHAAGHLLNPGLFYTKNERKTLNKQVWAGYHACVERLVPDVDLQDKIGEELGVYMKADRTFGYDMAIRARTRISPVEWWMLFGHRVPNLQEFAIRVQISTCSSFRCERNWSVYEHINTKKRNKLELKRLNDLVFVKYNRTLIRRYKAHNTIDPIMLDNIDEANKWLIEVPHNHENVIYEGEDLTQGHVAMASGVEENIYGFRGSTSRSKERVATSSSGTLASEVEENIYDEEDDDQYSEDVLTLQEFAIVEEE